The genomic interval AAGGATGGTTTTCTGTTACTTATCTAAGCCTGCTAACTGCGCTATTGATAtatagagaaaaggaaataaattcacTCTTCAGTCGAATGTTTGCCTAGAACTGAATAGTCTCAGGGCTACTGGCAAGCTGTGTGCTTCCCGTCCCCAAGGCTGGGTAATCTGGGAAGCAGAGGTACTGGGCTACTGGCCAGAGCCCCGGCAGAGGACTTGGGAGGCCCAGGAGTGCCTCCTCCGTGGGCTGCAAGGGGCTGCATGGGGGCTGGACGTGGAAGAACCGCCTCGGTGCGCCTGAGCAGCCTTGGCAGCCTGCAGGAAGGGACCGAGGGGCTGCGCAAGCTTGGAACAATGTGTTTGCCCCTTTGCCAAGTACTTagcatctcccacaacgtcctTCTTGGTGCTGCATGTCCTCATTTACTGGAGCAGATGttttaatgggaaaaatatAAAGACATAGAATTGGGGATTTTGGCCATCAGCCCTCAGTACTGCTGAAAGCTGAATGTCCTACTAAGTTCAGCAACAGTTTCAGGGACTATTTTTACTTCTTGGAGCTTGTTTTTTTGCTGCCTTGTTAGTCCTGCTGGCTGCTGGGCTTGCTGACCGTACGCGAAGCCCTTCTCgcctcctctccctccagctCGGGCTGCTGGCGGGGATCCTGCCTGGGATTTCgtgcctgctcctgctgccacaCTGCCCGTGCGTGAGCCTCACACAGCCTCCAAGCGGGGTCTGTCGTCAGCGTGCAGCACTCCCAAAGGGAATGATGGCACCCGATGGAAGTGGTAGTTGTATGGGGTCCGTTAGTAGCCTCCAATAACTACTAAACTCCCTGTGCTAGTGTGAGGGTAGGAGTAGTCCTGGAGCTGGTGCTCCCCCCCGCTCTGCAGGACCAACCACGGCCATCGGTACGTGTTAAACAGCTAGCAGCAACGTCAGGGAGCAAATCTGGTACCTTTGCACGTTCCCAGCTAGCTGAGCGCTGGCAGTCCTGGTACCTGAGTTACGGATGGTAGTGAGGAGGTAGCTGAGCAATTAGATCACTTCTCAGAGCCATTAAGCATCACAGACAGACTAAATGActctccattttctttgcaaTCGCTCATACAAGACGTTTATTGTTTGCCTCTTGGTGCTCAGCATGACGGCGATACAGTCAAGCACAACCGTCCCCAGCCCCCTGGGAGCAGTCCACACGTGTCCCCTGGGGGCTGCGTGCTCAGTGCACGCTCGCCGGTAATCAAGCAGATAATGACTTAGACTTTAGCTACATCAGGATACATCAGGACAGCTCACAACACGGCAGGCTAGCACGGGGGCAGCATGCAAACGCCTGAGAAAAAGTGAGTCCCCTCTTCTCCGGGACGCTGAGGTGCTCCCCTAGACCCGGCCCAGCATTCGCGCTATCCACCAGTTGCATGGCATGATGATCCGGCAGATCACCCTCCCGCCCTGGTAGCAGTAAGGGTAGGGGTAGTAGCCCAGGAGGGGCTCGCACACCCGCCGGCAGTAGCGGTTGGCGCGCCGGCACTGGGCGCAGCAGTAGCCTCGCTCGTCCCACAACGGGTGAAACTCCAGCCCATTCTCCGTCTGCGGGGAGAGAGCAAGCATCAGAGCAAGGGAGAGGGAAACAGCTTGGGAGCAATGCCAGGACACCCCAGAGCATGGCCGAGGCACCCAGGAGCATGGCCAGGACACCCTGGAGCACAGCCAGGGTGCTCTGGAGCACAGCCAGGACACCCTGGAGCACAGCCCTGCCCCAATGCAGGGCTGGAGGCTTGCAGTGCTGTGGTGGCTAGGGGAAACGGCATGGCCAGCAGCGCAGGGCTCGCCATGGGATGCCCAACCTGAAGGACGACAAGCCtttctctgctggcagctggcaCTTTCCTTCTGTAGGTACCTGGACTCCCACCTCACCTCCTCCAGGCcagcctgctgcctccctccagctgcagtgaggagagcaTGGAGGAGCacttctcctccctgcttcccACCTGCCTGCGATGGCAAAGGAGTATGGGGAGCTGAGGCACCCCCAGGTGCCACCATGGATGGGCAGGTTCCCTGCACTCACGTAGTCATTGACGGGCAGATCCTCCTCAGTGAGCTGTCGTGCCCGACGCTTGGGCCCCAGTTGTGCATCCTTCTCGCCCTTGTGTTCGTTCCCACTGTCCAGCCAACTTTGGTTGTTCACAAGCAGCTCAGTGTCGTCATCTCCCTCTCCGAGGTTGGCGAGCTCAGGAGAAGAGCCTGTGAGAAGAGCCCAAATGTCACTGTCAATGACCACtgtcaaaagcagcaagaggCTCTAAAGTCTGCAGCAAAACTCGGTGCCACAATACAAGAATAGGAGGAAATGGCCCCAACCTACACAGCTCCACCAGCAAATCAGGTCTAACTCCATTCCTTCCTGCTCATGTGCCAGCTTGCACGAAAGGCTTTACAGGATGAAATGAACAGAGGAGGATGAAGGGGAAGATGTGACCTGTGTGGTCCTCATGCCTAGGCTCACGGGGCTGGCCCTTGCCCACGGGTGGTGCCTGTGCACCCCACATGATGTTGtggtgcacagagaaataacCTTGTTGTGGGCTGTGCTGACACCAACGGGCTTTTGTGGGGCACCAGCCTGTCACCCCGGGAAGCAGCACGTTTTGGGGCAGAGGAGGCCCAGCTACAGCACCTGTCATTGATTTGGTTAAGTCCCACAATGGCATTCACTGCTTGTGCTGAAGCTTTCCCACAGATGGGTCTCGCAGGGGGCACGAGGGACCAGTGAAGCAGAAGGGGGAAAACAGTTTCTATTCACATTGGATGCTCCTTTGCTACCAGCACCGTCAACGGCTGCCAGCTGAAGGGCAGCCGGTACCTGCGCCAGTCGAGGCTCTGTCCCTCTGCGGGCTGCTGAGACGTGATGCCAAAGGCCGTGCGTGCTCCACGCAGCCGCGTGCCCGAGGAGGGCCGCCACCGCTggaagccaccagcagctctgcagactgccagcagcagcccttCTCAAGGGACAGCCACATGAAAGCCTTGCTCGTCGCAGCGCGCGGCTGGTTCGGCATGTCGCCCCGGGGTGCAGGCAATTAGGGCTTGCGCTCACGTAAGGGGCTTTCTGCTGTCGCTGGCTGTGGGGTGAAACGGGAGCGCTCCAGCTAGCCCATCCTGGAGGTGAGCAGGGCTTCTCTGGAGCGTGGCTGCCTTTCGAATCGACCTCCAGACTTGCAGCAGCCCTCACTTCAAGCGTGCAGGCTTTTCTCCTACTCTGCTCCTCATTCAACTGAGGGCTCAAAGCGTTTTGACAGTGCATCACCGCAGGTTTGCAGTGGGAGAGGCACCGCCGAGCCTGTCCCGCTTGGCATGGGGCTGGACACGGGGTCCGGCAGGGTGACCCGTGCTGGTGCCCCCTTCCCCACAACTGCTGACGTGTAGGGCCACAATGAGACACGTTGGCTTCGACATTTTTCCTTGCAAGGGCTTTTTAAACTAGATCATTCTGATAGAAACGGGTTAGAGCGCGTGTGCAATTACACCAGTGCATCCAAGAGGCCAGCCACCTCCGGCAGGGACGTACAGCGAGCAGCTGGAGATGGCAACCCTGTTGGGTGATTTAGATGCGAGTGGATTAGGATGCCTGCTCACCCTCTGATGTTCATGCGGTGACAAGAATTTAGGTGTCCCAGTTTCCAGCAGCACTGGCTTCTTTGCAGGTACAaagggcttttttctttgttacaaGAAGGGTGGCCACTTCGCAAAGTGCAGAGTTGAGCAAGATGAACGCTTTGCAGGGAGAAACTTCAGCTCCTGCTATTACACTATCTATATTCTCTCACAGTTGCACAAAAACCTGTTTTCAGGCCTGAGGTTTATGACCAGGCTGCAGGCTCAGGTTCTCTGCTAGCTTGCAAGAAGGCAAATTTCGTAGGGGAAGGGGGACAAGGCAgtggctgcagctctgctgctggcgAGGTGGGCTGATCACGCACCCTGGTGCCTGCAAGGCCCTTTGGGTGGGAGGCAGAGGGCTCTTTGTACCTGCTATCATCGTTGGGTGGATCCAGTAGATGGTCACATTTCTACAGATGTCAAAGATTTTGGAGCTCTTTAGAAACTCCTTATTCTGAATAGGCTTTTCTCCAGGGACCCAGACCATGGACTGCTCAAAGTAGGTGCTCGTAATTTCTTCTCCCTAAAAGAAGAGTGAGATTTCAGTGTGGCATGATGGGATGTGCTCTGCCCACCTCcggctgcttctcctctccttgGCCTACCCCATGTGCCTTGTCCCCTCCAAGCAAGTAGGTAGATTTTGTCCCACTTCCCTTAGTCCCTAGGTCTGGTCGCTCGCTGGATGAAAGTGCAGTATCCTCTGGTCCTAAAAGAGTTAGTTCAGTGCTGTGCAAGCATGACCCCGGGCCTCATCTTCCTCTACCCTTGCTGGGCCAGCATCACcctgctctctcctctctccatccATCGTGCTCCAAGAGCCTTCTCCTTCACTGACCCCACCAGCTGGAACAGCCTTCTGGAGCTCCCCAGCTCATTTAAAACCAAAGATTAAAacatctcctttctgctttgctcttactacttaatttctctctccttctgctaCTGATTTTGTGATCGAACACTTTAATTTATTCCTCACAGAAATTCTTTGCACGGCTTTATTCTGTAATTTATAACACATGTCACATACACTGCATTATTCCGTGGTGTATTTTGGCAGGATTTAGGAAGAGAGATATAAAAAGATTATTGGATAGGTCTATGCTGAGCTCGCTGCCAATGCAGCATTGTGTATGTTGGTCGTGGTAGC from Rhea pennata isolate bPtePen1 chromosome 11, bPtePen1.pri, whole genome shotgun sequence carries:
- the TNMD gene encoding tenomodulin translates to MAGPAPRCPGGSRFLDAEASKSRKKTCTRYKICGLLFGVLVISLILIFFGVKYVWNATPKKIYGLEHTFLSGGEKQKVVMEIDPLARTETFRTGNGSEEILEIHDFKNGITGIFFVGLQKCFIKTQTKVIPETTEAKIPELEGEEITSTYFEQSMVWVPGEKPIQNKEFLKSSKIFDICRNVTIYWIHPTMIAGSSPELANLGEGDDDTELLVNNQSWLDSGNEHKGEKDAQLGPKRRARQLTEEDLPVNDYTENGLEFHPLWDERGYCCAQCRRANRYCRRVCEPLLGYYPYPYCYQGGRVICRIIMPCNWWIARMLGRV